One Candidatus Dadabacteria bacterium genomic region harbors:
- the mltG gene encoding endolytic transglycosylase MltG — translation MSETRGFNRFSKGLAVFVFVLLALSTWFYFLDGFSTETKIVDIPQGLGLSAIAEKLEEEGVIRKAEVLFLSAFLSGTQRKLKHGEYVFSAGEAPYTVHRKLRRGEVSLRKVTFPEGLTLVQMAGILDASQIVIRKEFLALAENGEYSTKKLGVDVSSLEGFLFPDTYFFARGCSAEKVIETMLDRFREAYATLGTVNPQPDIKGIVTIASLIEKETAFPPEKPLVSAVISNRLRKGMKLEFDPTVIYALGEKFDGNIRKKDLSFPSPYNTYVVSGLPPGPIAAPGLDSIRAALEPADVNYLYFVSNGDGVHVFSSTYGDHVNAVERLLKKEKQ, via the coding sequence ATGAGTGAGACTCGTGGATTTAACCGGTTCTCAAAAGGGCTTGCGGTTTTTGTTTTCGTTCTGTTGGCTTTGTCTACCTGGTTTTATTTCCTAGATGGTTTTTCAACTGAGACAAAAATTGTCGATATACCGCAAGGCCTTGGCCTGTCCGCTATAGCTGAGAAGCTTGAGGAAGAGGGAGTGATTAGAAAAGCGGAGGTTCTTTTCCTATCAGCTTTTCTTAGCGGAACCCAGCGGAAGCTTAAGCACGGTGAATACGTGTTTTCGGCCGGCGAGGCCCCTTATACTGTTCATAGGAAGCTGCGTCGCGGCGAAGTGTCTTTAAGGAAAGTCACTTTTCCCGAAGGACTTACCCTTGTGCAGATGGCCGGGATTCTCGATGCCTCGCAGATAGTTATCCGGAAAGAGTTCCTCGCGCTTGCGGAAAACGGTGAGTACTCCACGAAAAAACTTGGCGTGGACGTTTCGAGTCTTGAAGGGTTTCTTTTTCCCGATACTTATTTCTTCGCGCGTGGCTGCTCCGCGGAGAAGGTAATTGAAACGATGCTCGATAGGTTTCGGGAAGCTTATGCAACGCTTGGTACCGTCAATCCGCAACCCGATATAAAGGGGATTGTGACCATTGCCTCACTAATAGAGAAAGAAACGGCTTTTCCCCCGGAGAAGCCTCTTGTATCCGCCGTAATAAGCAACCGGCTCCGGAAAGGGATGAAGCTTGAGTTCGACCCGACGGTGATTTACGCTCTTGGCGAGAAGTTCGACGGCAATATCAGAAAAAAAGATCTGAGTTTTCCTTCTCCCTATAATACCTACGTGGTTTCGGGACTTCCTCCGGGTCCGATAGCGGCTCCCGGTCTTGATTCAATCCGCGCGGCACTTGAGCCGGCGGACGTGAACTATCTTTACTTCGTTTCAAACGGAGACGGGGTTCATGTTTTCTCAAGCACATACGGGGATCACGTAAATGCCGTGGAGAGGCTTCTAAAGAAGGAAAAACAGTGA
- a CDS encoding MoxR family ATPase: MNPANPFASLREEMDKHVVGHDEVKTALLLGIISREHIYIEGPPGTAKTMLSEIVSKAAQLNFFFYQLHRDTRLSELVGDLTIVKEDTELGERIKQDIVKGGILTSEICLLDDISRAPGESLNILLRILNERKFFSEPIPLLTAIATSNPTADEYYNEPLDPANLDRFILQVKALGISYGRKWDEAKKVIELYAEKPFEEKIPKRVSKKLFDKSYKTLEKIPIPPEVQEGLANFAAIMIEDFGLNETNSLITDRTFFVKALKLIRSHALLNEREVCSREDLDVLRYMTAFRVPPDVYEQMDNILRNIVQDKKKSQMTS, from the coding sequence ATGAACCCCGCTAACCCTTTTGCGTCCCTTCGGGAAGAAATGGATAAGCATGTCGTCGGACACGATGAGGTAAAAACTGCTCTTCTTCTCGGAATAATCTCAAGAGAGCACATTTATATCGAAGGTCCTCCGGGTACGGCAAAGACCATGCTTTCGGAAATTGTTTCCAAAGCAGCCCAGCTTAACTTCTTTTTCTACCAGCTTCACAGAGACACCAGACTCTCAGAACTCGTCGGAGACCTGACAATAGTGAAGGAAGACACCGAACTCGGAGAGAGGATAAAGCAGGATATCGTAAAGGGCGGAATACTTACATCTGAGATCTGCCTTTTAGATGACATATCTCGTGCGCCCGGGGAATCGCTCAACATACTTCTTCGAATACTTAACGAAAGGAAATTCTTCAGCGAACCCATTCCGCTTCTGACCGCTATAGCGACGAGCAATCCGACGGCTGACGAATACTACAATGAACCCCTTGATCCGGCCAACCTTGACCGTTTCATTCTCCAGGTAAAGGCCTTGGGAATCTCCTATGGAAGAAAATGGGACGAGGCTAAAAAGGTTATCGAGCTTTACGCCGAAAAGCCGTTTGAAGAGAAAATACCGAAAAGGGTAAGCAAAAAACTTTTCGACAAAAGCTACAAGACACTTGAAAAGATTCCGATTCCACCCGAAGTGCAGGAAGGTCTTGCGAATTTCGCAGCCATAATGATCGAGGACTTCGGGCTTAACGAAACCAACTCCCTTATTACCGACAGGACGTTTTTCGTAAAAGCACTCAAACTTATCCGCTCCCACGCACTTCTAAACGAAAGAGAGGTATGTTCAAGAGAAGACCTCGACGTTTTAAGGTACATGACTGCTTTCCGGGTTCCCCCCGACGTCTACGAACAGATGGACAATATTCTTCGGAACATCGTTCAGGATAAAAAAAAAAGCCAGATGACAAGCTGA
- a CDS encoding outer membrane beta-barrel protein translates to MNRILKNRKTDLWVLVIAMAMIFGVSGNAVAQSGSFYLGASGGIERANIEHAKTVDSTNVPASYLQSGNIYSTSDSASKTGFSGGLLAGYRLTLDPSDTFYLGVEIDGQFHGGTVSGTLPGDGESEGRNQYGEAWPDEWSVERKNSYGVTLVFGASPPFLISLLGPGAGFYALGGVRRLDAELKVDYSGCPTGNAICTSPEEFTSGTNSYDETFYAWTAGGGLEKMIGDKIGLRGEVRYTQYGKEDRDTFSESEVKVPISLDGSETGFSVKAVLYF, encoded by the coding sequence ATGAACAGAATTCTTAAGAATCGGAAAACGGATCTTTGGGTTTTAGTAATAGCGATGGCAATGATTTTCGGTGTTTCCGGAAATGCGGTTGCACAAAGCGGAAGTTTTTACCTTGGCGCCTCGGGCGGGATTGAACGCGCAAACATCGAACACGCAAAAACCGTTGACAGCACCAATGTTCCGGCCAGCTATCTTCAGAGCGGAAACATTTACAGCACGAGTGATTCGGCAAGCAAGACGGGGTTTAGCGGTGGGCTTCTTGCCGGCTATCGCCTTACTCTGGATCCAAGCGACACCTTCTATTTAGGCGTCGAGATCGACGGACAGTTCCACGGTGGCACGGTAAGCGGAACGCTTCCTGGGGACGGAGAGTCCGAGGGTCGAAACCAGTACGGAGAAGCCTGGCCCGATGAGTGGAGCGTTGAGAGAAAAAACAGCTACGGCGTAACGTTGGTGTTCGGCGCAAGCCCCCCGTTTCTGATTTCGCTTTTGGGCCCGGGCGCCGGCTTCTACGCTCTTGGCGGCGTGCGCCGCCTGGATGCGGAGTTAAAGGTTGATTACAGCGGTTGCCCAACCGGCAACGCGATTTGCACCAGTCCTGAAGAGTTTACCTCCGGCACCAATTCCTACGACGAGACCTTCTACGCGTGGACAGCGGGAGGGGGCCTTGAGAAGATGATCGGGGATAAGATAGGACTCCGGGGCGAGGTGCGCTACACCCAGTACGGAAAGGAAGATCGGGACACTTTTTCGGAGTCAGAGGTCAAGGTTCCCATATCGCTTGACGGAAGCGAAACCGGTTTTTCAGTAAAAGCGGTTTTATACTTCTGA
- the guaB gene encoding IMP dehydrogenase encodes MQDFVFEEALTFDDVILSPRYSEVLPSEVDVSVRLTRRINLNIPILSAAMDTVTEFRTSIAMAQEGGIGIIHRNLSIPAQAGEVERVKKYESGMIVNPLTVRPGTRVSEALEIMVENDISGLPVVKSDNTLHGIITNRDIRFEKNMDLKIDKVMTPKKELVTVKEGTTLLEAKELLHKFKIEKLPVVDDSFKLRGLITMKDIEKIEKFPKASKDVMGRLLVGAAVGVDKHSQERVDELVAAGCDVIVVDTAHGHSKRVLDSLAHIRKKYPEIDLVAGNVATSEAAEDLIKAGADCLKVGVGPGSICTTRVIAGIGVPQITAIRKVCSVAKKHDIPVIADGGIKYSGDITKALAAGADSVMIGNLLAGSDEAPGEVVLYQGRTYKVYRGMGSIEAMRAGSRDRYAQDDEMMEAKLVPEGIEGRVPYRGNIGAIVYQLVGGLRAGMGYTGSATIKELQENAKFVKITNAGLQESHVHDIVITKESPNYRIG; translated from the coding sequence ATGCAGGATTTTGTTTTTGAAGAAGCGCTTACCTTTGACGACGTAATACTATCTCCGCGCTATTCCGAAGTTCTGCCGAGCGAAGTTGATGTTTCGGTAAGGCTTACCCGGCGTATAAACCTTAATATTCCCATACTAAGCGCGGCCATGGATACCGTAACGGAATTCCGCACGTCAATCGCCATGGCACAGGAAGGCGGCATAGGGATAATCCATAGGAATCTCTCCATCCCTGCACAGGCGGGTGAAGTTGAAAGAGTAAAGAAATACGAAAGCGGAATGATAGTTAATCCACTGACCGTACGTCCCGGAACCCGGGTTAGCGAAGCCCTCGAGATAATGGTTGAAAACGACATCTCAGGCCTTCCCGTTGTAAAGTCCGACAACACGCTTCACGGAATAATCACCAACAGGGACATAAGATTCGAAAAGAACATGGATCTTAAGATCGACAAGGTAATGACTCCCAAAAAGGAGCTTGTTACCGTCAAGGAGGGCACCACTCTTCTTGAAGCCAAGGAACTTCTTCACAAGTTTAAGATAGAAAAACTCCCGGTCGTTGATGACAGCTTCAAGCTTCGTGGCCTTATAACCATGAAGGATATAGAGAAAATAGAGAAGTTTCCCAAGGCATCTAAGGACGTGATGGGAAGGCTTCTCGTGGGAGCCGCGGTCGGGGTTGACAAGCACAGCCAGGAGCGGGTGGACGAGCTTGTTGCAGCAGGATGCGACGTAATAGTGGTCGATACTGCACACGGACATTCGAAAAGAGTGCTAGACAGCTTGGCCCATATAAGGAAAAAATACCCGGAGATAGATTTAGTGGCCGGCAACGTAGCCACCTCCGAAGCGGCCGAGGATCTTATAAAAGCCGGTGCGGATTGTCTAAAGGTGGGGGTCGGTCCCGGATCGATATGCACGACACGTGTGATAGCCGGTATAGGAGTGCCGCAGATAACCGCCATAAGAAAAGTCTGTTCCGTGGCGAAAAAGCACGACATACCCGTAATAGCCGACGGAGGGATAAAGTACTCGGGGGATATAACAAAGGCGCTTGCCGCCGGAGCAGATTCCGTGATGATAGGGAACCTGCTCGCCGGGTCGGACGAAGCCCCTGGGGAGGTTGTCCTCTATCAGGGGAGAACCTACAAAGTTTACCGTGGCATGGGTTCCATTGAAGCGATGAGGGCCGGGAGCAGGGACCGCTACGCCCAGGACGATGAGATGATGGAAGCTAAGCTTGTCCCCGAGGGAATAGAGGGAAGGGTTCCTTACAGGGGCAATATAGGGGCCATAGTCTACCAACTGGTCGGAGGGCTTCGTGCGGGAATGGGCTACACCGGTTCCGCGACGATAAAGGAACTTCAGGAAAACGCGAAGTTTGTAAAGATCACCAATGCCGGGCTTCAGGAAAGCCATGTTCACGATATCGTAATTACCAAGGAATCTCCCAACTACAGGATCGGGTGA
- a CDS encoding VWA domain-containing protein translates to MPDSEFDQDFSQEPKGEIPDEEADKETENPLAEAQKTFFDALKDLKQNLDNNQSEMAPPEGQDVPSDPTGNPQDSGNTEREDKSARAYMSSKSSKAGEDDETVIPGRGNKETAENIKRIMRVLEGNFQKSMAKKTSHPGGSPRKWKRMSSFDEIEDIDPVEAFIWSEHTSPKLPRVHLREKETLGGEIAILRDISTSMMGVYSEWSSSVVKGVIELARKKRMRIGYLEFNHRSRKHTKNSRFFTRDYRWIERLAESTDCSGNTNYEEALGEALKEFRGRGLRNKHILFITDGIPTSGDPNVEAQRARAKSIGVCIHSIFIGSKNYPAILEILSKETVGTQFMASKGRDDIIRIERKDRAYLQAEQEKIAKSQHDGFAKAFRGEL, encoded by the coding sequence ATGCCTGATTCGGAATTCGATCAGGACTTCTCTCAGGAGCCCAAGGGGGAAATTCCCGACGAGGAAGCGGATAAGGAAACCGAGAATCCGCTCGCCGAGGCCCAGAAAACATTCTTTGACGCGCTTAAGGACCTTAAGCAGAACCTCGATAACAACCAGAGCGAAATGGCTCCTCCAGAAGGCCAGGACGTGCCGAGTGACCCCACCGGAAATCCACAGGACAGCGGGAACACGGAGAGGGAGGACAAATCCGCCCGCGCATACATGAGCAGCAAGTCATCCAAGGCCGGAGAAGACGATGAAACAGTAATACCAGGAAGGGGAAATAAGGAAACAGCCGAGAACATAAAACGCATCATGAGAGTGCTCGAAGGCAATTTCCAGAAAAGCATGGCAAAAAAGACTTCCCACCCGGGAGGATCTCCAAGAAAATGGAAGCGCATGTCCTCTTTTGACGAGATCGAGGATATAGATCCCGTCGAGGCGTTCATATGGTCCGAGCACACTTCCCCCAAGCTGCCTAGAGTTCACCTTCGCGAAAAGGAAACGCTCGGAGGGGAGATAGCAATTCTCAGGGACATAAGCACTTCGATGATGGGAGTGTACAGCGAATGGTCTTCATCCGTCGTGAAGGGAGTAATAGAGCTTGCGAGAAAAAAGAGAATGAGAATCGGTTATCTGGAATTTAACCACCGCTCAAGAAAACACACGAAAAACTCCCGCTTTTTCACTAGGGATTACAGGTGGATAGAAAGGCTGGCGGAGAGCACGGACTGCTCCGGAAACACAAACTATGAAGAAGCGCTGGGAGAGGCCCTCAAGGAGTTCCGAGGCAGAGGACTTAGAAACAAGCACATACTCTTTATAACCGACGGGATTCCAACTTCCGGCGATCCCAATGTAGAAGCGCAGAGAGCGCGCGCAAAGAGCATAGGGGTTTGCATACATTCCATATTCATCGGATCGAAGAACTACCCGGCCATACTTGAAATACTCTCAAAGGAAACGGTAGGAACACAGTTCATGGCATCCAAGGGCCGAGACGACATAATACGTATAGAGAGAAAGGACCGAGCTTATCTGCAGGCCGAACAGGAGAAGATTGCCAAATCCCAGCATGACGGCTTTGCAAAAGCATTCAGAGGAGAACTCTAG